In one Yarrowia lipolytica chromosome 1A, complete sequence genomic region, the following are encoded:
- a CDS encoding uncharacterized protein (Compare to YALI0A13101g, weakly similar to uniprot|P34160 Saccharomyces cerevisiae YMR125w GCR3 large subunit of the nuclear cap- binding protein complex CBC singleton, similar to Saccharomyces cerevisiae STO1 (YMR125W); ancestral locus Anc_2.413) produces the protein MSYNKRGRDDDDGYDGGRRQRHTQTTHQIFDRLYFDIVEIGDPSRMSLTNRVAQAGFGFAQDLDNLAIRNGVLETFIATIMEQPHKTPLVAAIVLVANSSNSLAGQLAVEHLHSKIEGWLKQGNYNHVKIAVRLLACLEGAIEEGRGVLVFLDRLLDRAIERDQAKGSESRDPLVEELYATIFLTLPYIGSTLVSLGKSVEACDQLLEKANGHFGIEKFLSNPIVEPYTGDDKPYECDLFLANLYEGVNSVAKDGWAVKSFINVLELIEPVVENKEVTQKHVFPAVSIPETLAESTSTDYIYPRIFFRAYMPIDVEGEAMNTVPDPKSYDAVLWRDMLSDTIQNLDFNRKECAKQLFTLDLFLNKGTFTGPGISVDKLSGKFLDAKADDRPISTLKVEDVASEAILAELFRLATPPLQPAYFHSLFIEACIMAPQAIAPVFGRAVRFLFANLRSFDTELIHRFLDWFSHHLSNFGFTWKWQEWVEYVDLEPLDPRLVFIKQLIKKELRLSFESRIKETLPDELVVFVPTDGELMPTYEYIESENQYREVADQLLDVFKDKYDQGVSETYLEVIDSIKEAVPDNRELLLDIVIGAAIFVGSRSLSLSQDWINRLAQQLQHVIESAEDESAAVTTVMQFYRNQPHVGTVVLHFLLLENVISPAAIITWLFESPGDVVFTENHGWECLIRTLDEVAQEGEVQDHVGPFKSVFEYLAVKDSDSEQLGWWKRQVTKSLIRKYVDYIKNEQILEVVPTNVKDIVGQYLAVRPIVPRKKVIIAEPKVEEDQPMADAAAKGVTEATSAVESKETKEAETAAEPKEAEVAESKEAESAAEPKDAEPAAESNDKDETMQE, from the coding sequence AGGACgagatgacgatgacggGTATGACGGCGGGCGACGGCAGCGACACACGCAGACCACGCACCAGATCTTCGACCGGCTGTACTTTGACATTGTCGAGATAGGCGACCCTTCTCGAATGTCTCTGACAAATCGAGTTGCTCAGGCGGGATTCGGATTTGCGCAGGATCTGGACAACCTGGCGATCCGAAACGGAGTTCTCGAGACATTCATTGCCACGATCATGGAGCAGCCCCACAAAACACCGCTGGTTGCAGCCATTGTTCTCGTGgccaactcctccaactcgcTGGCAGGTCAGCTGGCAGTGGAGCATCTGCACAGCAAGATTGAAGGATGGCTCAAGCAGGGCAACTATAACCACGTCAAGATAGCCGTGCGACTTTTGGCCTGTCTCGAAGGAGCCATTGAGGAGGGACGAGGAGTGCTGGTTTTCCTGGATCGACTGTTGGATCGAGCAATTGAGCGGGACCAGGCCAAGGGTAGCGAGTCGCGTGATCCcctggtggaggagctgtaCGCCACCATATTTCTGACTCTTCCCTACATCGGATCCACTTTGGTGTCTCTGGGCAAGTCTGTGGAGGCCTGTGAtcagctgctggagaaggccaacgGTCATTTCGGTATCGAAAAGTTCCTGTCGAACCCCATCGTCGAGCCCTACACCGGCGACGACAAGCCCTACGAGTGCGATCTGTTCCTGGCCAACCTCTACGAGGGAGTCAACTCcgtggccaaggacggATGGGCCGTCAAGTCGTTCATCAACGTGTTAGAACTGATTGAGCCTGTggtggagaacaaggaggtgaCCCAGAAACACGTTTTCCCGGCAGTTTCTATTCCCGAGACTCTGGCCGAGTCCACTTCCACAGACTACATTTACCCCAGAATCTTCTTCCGAGCCTACATGCCCATTGACGTGGAAGGCGAGGCCATGAACACGGTTCCAGACCCCAAGTCATACGACGCTGTGCTGTGGAGAGACATGCTGTCAGACACCATCCAGAATCTCGACTTTAACCGAAAAGAGTGCGCCAAGCAGCTGTTCACCCTTGATCTTTTCCTCAACAAGGGCACCTTCACGGGACCCGGAATCTCGGTAGACAAGCTAAGTGGCAAGTTTCTGGATGCCAAGGCCGACGACAGACCCATCTCCACTCTCAAGGTGGAAGACGTGGCGTCTGAAGCCATCCTGGCAGAGCTTTTTCGGCTCGCCACGCCTCCTCTACAGCCTGCGTACTTTCATTCTCTGTTCATCGAGGCATGTATCATGGCTCCTCAGGCCATTGCCCCTGTTTTCGGCCGAGCGGTGCGGTTCCTGTTTGCCAATCTGCGGTCGTTTGACACAGAGCTAATCCACCGGTTCCTGGACTGGTTTTCGCACCATCTGTCCAACTTTGGATTCACCTGGAAGTGGCAGGAGTGGGTCGAGTACGTCGATCTGGAACCTCTGGACCCTCGGCTCGTCTTTATCAAGcagctcatcaagaaggagctccGTCTGTCATTCGAGTCGCGAATCAAGGAGACTCTCCCCGACGAACttgtggtgtttgtgcCTACTGACGGCGAGTTGATGCCAacctacgagtacattgagTCTGAGAACCAGTACAGAGAAGTCGCCGACCAGTTGTTGGACGTGTTCAAGGACAAGTACGACCAGGGTGTCTCCGAGACATACCTCGAGGTGATTGATtccatcaaggaggctgtCCCCGACAACAGAGAGCTCCTACTGGACATTGTCATCGGAGCCGCCATCTTTGTTGGCTCTCGATCACTGTCTCTGTCCCAGGACTGGATTAACCGTCttgcccagcagctccagcacgTGATTGAGTCTGCTGAAGATGAGTCTGCTGCCGTGACAACCGTCATGCAGTTTTACCGAAACCAGCCCCATGTAGGAACCGTTGTTCTGCACTTTTTGCTGCTTGAAAACGTCATTTCGCCTGCTGCTATTATCACCTGGCTGTTTGAGTCGCCGGGCGATGTTGTTTTCACCGAGAACCACGGCTGGGAGTGTCTGATTCGAACTCTAGATGAGGTGGCCCAGGAGGGAGAGGTGCAGGATCACGTTGGACCCTTCAAGAGTGTTTTCGAGTACCTGGCCGTCAAGGACTCCGACTCGGAGCAGCTCGGATGGTGGAAGCGACAGGTCACCAAGTCGCTCATTCGAAAGTACGTTGATTACATTAAGAACGAGCAGATTCTCGAAGTGGTTCCCACCAATgtcaaggacattgtcGGCCAGTATCTTGCTGTTCGACCCATTGTGCCCCGGAAGAAGGTGATCATCGCCGAGCCCAAGGTTGAAGAGGATCAGCCCATGGCTGacgctgctgccaagggTGTCACCGAGGCCACCTCGGCTGTCGAATCaaaggagaccaaggaggctgaaaCCGCTGccgagcccaaggaggctgaggtCGCagagtccaaggaggctgaatCCGCTGCCGAGCCCAAGGATGCTGAACCCGCTGCCGAGtccaacgacaaggacgagacAATGCAGGAATAA